CAATATAACACCatttcacccacacagacaattGGCCCGTTGGTCAGTTAAGCGTAACGTGTTGCAGTGCATTGTGGGTCCAGCTGGCCTGTGACTACACTGTGGAGAGGTGATAAGGGATTAGACAAGTATGTTGACATAGGCCCTAATTTGGTGTTTACAATCACTAATTGTTATTTGGATTTAGATGGGGAgggctaaaaaaatatatatctttaatTTCTGCTCATTCTTTTGGAGCAGTTCGCATGACAAGTATTATTTTCAAGGCACTGTTCCATCTTGCACTGTCACAAATTAACAGTTTTAAATTCTCCCATTCTCGTCCCCTTTCTGAAGACGTTTTGGAATAAATCCAATGAGACGAAGGTTTTTTTTATAGCCTCCCATTTCTGCCATGACTATGTGAAATAGTACATCATCATAGCAGTATCAGGGATTTATCTGAACGCATGTTGCAGAACTAAGAATTAAAGTCTCATTCTGGATTTTTCCATTCACTTCCTGGTTTGTTTCCTTGTCTTGGCAGCGTCTTGCGCAGAGTGCTGAGGTGTCAGTAAAGTACTGCAGTGGGCACCAGGCCCTGGCCTTTATTTTGGCATTCTGTGACATTGTTTGATGGCTTTGGCTTCTACCTGAAACTGAAACAGTAAATCTATATGTCTGTCATCAGTCCTCTTACGCCTCTGCGTCCTGCCGGTTAGACTGAACATAATTTGATCTCTCAGAGGCCCTGCGTGCTTATGTGTCAGATTCGGATCTCGGTTTAATCTGTAACCAAGTACAATTCCTCACATTAAACATAGTTTACCTTTAACTATGGCACATTTAACAAAAATATGTACGTTTATAAatagactgtcacgtcctgaccagtaataggggttatttgttattgtagtttggtcaggacgtggcagagggtatttgttttatgtggttcggggtggtggtttgtttagaagggtgtttgattgattatttccgggttttgggttatgttctatgtttttgtatttctatgttctttctagtttagtatttctatgtttaggtattaggtgttggactctcaattggaggcaggtgttttctagttgcctctgattgagagtcctataattaggtatgtgtttgtgtttggagtttgtgggagattgtgctaggtatagcttagttgccttaccagcctgttatgcgtcattgtgttttgtgtacaTGTTTATTTTGGTTTCACTTCTTTtcctaaataaagaagatgagtacacatgATCCCGCTGCGTTTTGCTCCGACAATGATTTTTCCTTATCGTCTGACGAAGAAGAATGTGACATAGATATATTTATTGTAAATCTGCTGAGGTCATATCTCAGGCCATGTAAGCATCAGGGATTTCCTCTGGCTTCTCAGACAGTTAGAGGATTCTCCTGTGCTAAAAATGTAGCGTTAGTTAGTTCCATGACAAGGGCTGCAGTGCATATGTAGTTCATATTTTAAATTGCTTACAACATTGTGGTCTGAATTTGAATTTagcttatatactgtacatttggAAGTCTTTGAGGTCTTCAATCATCAGTCTTGTATCATCATAGAACGTGACAAGCTTCTCCCCCCACAAATGGATTGAACAACCCATTTTACTAGGCTACATATCAATAACCACTACTGCAACAGACAGACTACAGTAGACGGACATGGAAACATGGAGACCCACACCCTCGTTCAAACCAGGCCAAGCAGACAGCAATACGCAACAGGTATTACAGCATGCTCAGCAAAAACCATGCTGGCAGGCAATTTGTCCGTTGGCCGACAACCCTTGGCCACTTGGGGTGAAGTGAGAAGTAAAGACAAGCAGATGAAGGTAATTTTGACTGAGTTGCCATAAAAAAAGGGAACTAAGGTCCTCTTTCTGTTATAAGAGAAGGTGCCGTCTCGGCAGAGCCATTTGAGAGGTGTGACTTTTCGCAACTTTTCTGCTGAGTCATGTATTTGTCTTCTTCCCTTTCAACACATCTGAGGCtgttctgtacacacacacacacacacatgcaaattctcacacacacagttacactctTACAAATATACCCAAGCAATGTGTCGACTGTAGGCATTTCTACTACTAGACCAACTAATACTAccgaccactactactactacaactgcacTACTAGATCTACTAAATAAATGAAACAACCATTTTGGAACCTAACAATAAAACTCCTATCTCTACTGTACCAGCATCACAGCTGCTGTAATGAGCTGATGGAAACAAGTTGTACCCCATGACTAATGGTGCTTTTCCATTGAAACTTACCCCCACGCTAGTCGGCCGCCGGTGTTTCATGTTAATGTAAGCTCTAGTGTTATTTTGGTTCTATCAGGAGTGTGATCGAGCAGAATCAGCAACTGCATCATGCAAGACtgttgctttgtgagaaggtgttaacattcacagttagccattgttatgtaatttttttattttttatttaacctttatttaactaggcaagtcagttaagaattgtattttatttacagtgacggcctaccccggccaaaccctaacaatgctgggccaattgtgcgccgccctatgggactcccaatcacagccagttgtgatacagcctggaattgaaccagggtctttaGTGACCCCTCtagaactgagatgcagtgccttagacagcgccactcgggagccaattGAAAAGTAACCAGGGCCTTGCCTTGACTCCTAGATAGAGCAGGTCCGCTGGAGCCATGGCCCGGTGAGACACGGGTAACATCACGCGTAGACggaaacagaaaagtctgagccttttgggTAAAATACTGGGGAAATGCACCATGAGTGAAAATGACTCAAGGATATATCTGCTGCTCAACAAACCCTGTTTCTGAAATCAATGTTAAGAGCCATATTCAATACATTTTCTGTATATTAGTTGCGTAATTCATGTAACACATTTATAATAGTAACACATTATAATAGTAACACATTTTAATACAAAGTTGTAttacatgtttgtgtgtgcgtacTAAACAATGTGCCGGAATACATTTGTCACACATACAGGACAATCTGTATAAAATGTCTACAGTATTTACGCAAGTTCACTACAGACACAACATTAAAGTGCCAATATgcaactttttgggtgacccaaCAAAATTCACATAGATATGTGCGTTATAGATCTATCATTctacttgaaagcaagtctaagaagctgtggatctgttctatgtgcactatttctatgcttcctgttcttaagtttgGTTTTTGTTACTTGTTTTGTACATCAGCTTCAAACAGcagaaataacaatattttgggtttcagaaaatatattttagatagtacaatgattctctacactataccagcttattttgtcacataaactgaaattaggcgaactattagagGTTTAGCatccaggaaatggtggagcgatcGTGCATAGTGCAATGAATTGGAAAGCAACAGTTACTGATGTGCACACTCCAAAGGTATCTTGAAGGATGCAACATTAATGAAAATTTGGCACGTCTGGTTTTATACTCCTGACCATTAATTGTTCATTAGATAAAAAACCGAGGGCCTGATCAAACTCTCAATGTTCAGGGCTGGGACTGTCATAAAATATGCAGTTAGAGGGAACAAGAAAGAGTGTGTGTCAGAACTATTTTACTGCTCTGTCAATGGGAAATCGTCAAACTAAATAAGGCTAAATAAAGCAGTGaagttaattttttattttttaagtatGCCTGTCCCCTTGTATCTGTGTTGTGTTTATGGGTGTATTTGGGTGTTAGAGAGGTTgtgataaagtgtgtgtgtgtgtgtgtgtgtgtgtgtgtgtgtgtgtgtgtgtgtgtgtgtgtgtgtgtgtgtgtgtgtgtgtgtgtgtgtgtgtgtgtgtgtgtgtgtgtgtgcttagctGGTTGTTTGGTTTGTCACAGGCTACTCCATAAATGGGTATATCTCTGTTAGCCACTCCCCATTCACCAATCTGTTTGTTGGTATATAAAGATATAGGTTGGTTTACTGTGCAATATATTTCACCTCAAAATACCAACGTCTCTGTGTAAGGTGAGTCCAAATAATTTGATTGCATTCCTCTTGTAGAGAACTCACTATTGTTGTTTCATTGCCAGTCAATGTACATATTTTATGAATCATCACACTTGATATAAAGTACTAGAAATGAAGTCATGTTATTCTGAATTTCAGTTCTATTTTCGTTATCTACATGTTTGTCATATAGTCACTATTGTGAACCCTTGAACTATTGTTAACTCACTTGACTATTTCGAACAGAAAATATGAGAAATACTCACAATCCAAAGAATTTAAAGAGCTTGATTGTCCAAAAGGCCATACTGCCTAATATAAGGTTTAGTTATTTGGATTCTCGAAGACAGTTCAAATGAGAGAGCCATTCAGTCAGTGAAGAGTATGAATACTGTAATCATTGTTGCACAGTACGGAGAAATTGAGAGATAGAACACCATTGTTAGTACTAAatcgttatttatttattttttactagaAAGTCCACTTTAGGATATGATGGAGGCTCAGTAAATCAAGTATCAATCCATTTGCTCCTCAAATTAACATGAGATCTAAAATAACTTATATTCACTATGAAACTGATTTTAATAAGATATACTTTATGAAAATGATTCTCTCATAGGTACAGCAACTCTTCCCATTAAATGTCAACCTTTGCATGGCTTTAGATCTGAATCCAAGATGTTTGCATCAGTAACTCCTCTTATATCCAATGTATGATCTATGTTATATTGTTTTCCAGTTCATTAACTTTAGTgaccttttaaaggcaatgtggGAAATACATATCTTGGAATGCCTGAACCTCCGTGTGGTTTTCACAGTGACCTGAGACGTTTTATAGATTTTGTCCTATAATAATACACCCAAATGTAGTAAATACACCCGTTTTTGTGATGTTGATAAGACGTCTTTGCCCAGTGGGATGGCAATTGCAAAATCTTATAATAACTTTATTTCTAAAATCCCTCATGATATTCTTTCTGTCTATTCCCTGCCTTTGTCACACCACATTTGCCAATTTTCTCTCTTCCCAGCACCTGCCATGCCTGTCAACCTTCTacttttcctcctcttcctccctgtgtgTCACGGCTGCCAAACTGGCTCCTTCACCGACTGCCAGAATGCTCCGTTCGTCCCCGGCCACAACCTGGCCGGAGAGGGTTTCGACATTGTCAAGATGCAGACCTCCGGCGCCTTTGTGGTGGATGTGCGGAAGTTCATGGTGGGTGGGCACGACGGTAACTGCACCCTGTGCACCAACACTCTGATGAACAACCAGGTCCAGAAGTTACCGCTGTCCGTACTGGACTGGCGCACAAAAGTGAGGTGTCGTCGGAGCCTCAGCAGCCAGATATATGAGTCGAGCAGCTCCGTTCTGAAGGAGACCGCTAACTCTGCCAGCGTCAGCTGGAAGGTTGGCCTGGGATTCAAGGGCATTGCTGGGGTTGCTGTTGGAGGCACACACTCCAAAACTGCCATGTTCGCCAAAGGCCACTCCACCAAAGACAAGTTCTCTTTCACCAGCCATGAATTCAAATGCGAATATTACACGTGAGTCGAGATTTTGATTTTAGTGCCATAGGATGTAAATTAAGGCGGtctaaagcaacaaaaaaaagccaACAGCTATTTATATAAATTGTGTACGGAAAAAAACTGTGTTCTCCATGTTGTTGAAGTTGTTTTTATTCATcatacctctctccctgtccttagCTTTCGCCTCCGAACCCAACCTCCCCTGAGCCAGGAGTTTCAGGACTCCCTAAAAAAACTCCCCAGCACGTACACTCACAAGACCGACCGTGCCTACAGCCACTTCATCTCCATCTATGGCACCCACTACATCCGCAAGGTGCACCTGGGGGGCCGGGTGCACTCCACCACAGCCATACGCACCTGTAAGATGGCCATGAGCGGCCTCTCCCTCCATTCTGTCAGCAACTGTCTGGGGGTGGAAGCCAGTGGCACCATCAAGGGTGTCACGATCAGCGCCGAGACCAAGTTCTGCAAGTCCCAGAGCAAAAAACTGAAGACAGGCGTAAGCTTCGGAGCCACCTTCTCGGACCGCGTCACCGAAGTGCAGGGCGGCAACGTCCAGGTTGAGGACATCCTCTTCAACCCTGACAAGAAGTCTGGCTATAAAACCTGGCTGAAGTCCCTGAATAAGGCCCCTGGTGTGGTCTCCTACCAGCTCAGCTCCCTGCACTTCCTGGCCAGAGACAACCCCATCCTTAAGTCCAACCTGCGCAATGCCATCAGAGACTACATCCAGAAGTACGCTGTGTCCACCTCCTGCCCTTCTGCTTGCAAGACAGGGAGACGCGACAAAGACTGCGCCTGTAAGTGTAGCGGTCACAGGAACGTGGACTCCAACTGCTGCCCCGGTAAACCGGGCGTGGCCAGGATGAATGTGACGGTGGTCCGAGCTACGGGGCTCTGGGGCGACTACTTCTCTAAGACAGACGGCTACGTCAAGGTCTTCTACGGAAAGCAAGGCGGTTCCACTCCTGTGATCTGGAACAATGACTTCCCCTACTGGAACTATAGGATTCAGTTTGGAACGGTGGATTTGAAAAGTAAACAGTgagtttttttcaatttttatgtTAAATAGTCAGCTCCGTCTCTTGAGAGTTACTATGTATAGTCTTCCTGTACAAAAGAACATGTGGAGCAACAAGACATATGATAAGGGTGTTTTGGGCTCTCTGTGTCTTTGTCGGTGGGATCTCCAGGGTAGTTTCCAGTTTTCTAATTATGCTCCCTATTCTATAAAACCTTGTAAGAGTAAAAAAAAGAATTTAGAAAAGAAATTACATTTAGCCAGCATTGTGAATATTTTGTGTATTACCACTGCTCTTACTTAGAGTGCTCTCTCTCATTCACCCACTCTCTGTGTTCCCTAACAGAGCCTTGAACTTTGAGGTGTGGGACCGCGACAACAGATGGAACGATAACCTGCTAGGAAAGGGCTCCATAACCCCTCAAAGGGGCATGAGCGTCACTCAAATGTTCAAGTTGAAACACGGCACGCTTTATGCCTCCCTGTCTGTGGTTTGTGGCCCCAGCCTTAAAGGAG
Above is a window of Salmo salar chromosome ssa03, Ssal_v3.1, whole genome shotgun sequence DNA encoding:
- the prf1.3 gene encoding perforin-1 isoform X1; translated protein: MPVNLLLFLLFLPVCHGCQTGSFTDCQNAPFVPGHNLAGEGFDIVKMQTSGAFVVDVRKFMVGGHDGNCTLCTNTLMNNQVQKLPLSVLDWRTKVRCRRSLSSQIYESSSSVLKETANSASVSWKVGLGFKGIAGVAVGGTHSKTAMFAKGHSTKDKFSFTSHEFKCEYYTFRLRTQPPLSQEFQDSLKKLPSTYTHKTDRAYSHFISIYGTHYIRKVHLGGRVHSTTAIRTCKMAMSGLSLHSVSNCLGVEASGTIKGVTISAETKFCKSQSKKLKTGVSFGATFSDRVTEVQGGNVQVEDILFNPDKKSGYKTWLKSLNKAPGVVSYQLSSLHFLARDNPILKSNLRNAIRDYIQKYAVSTSCPSACKTGRRDKDCACKCSGHRNVDSNCCPGKPGVARMNVTVVRATGLWGDYFSKTDGYVKVFYGKQGGSTPVIWNNDFPYWNYRIQFGTVDLKSKQALNFEVWDRDNRWNDNLLGKGSITPQRGMSVTQMFKLKHGTLYASLSVVCGPSLKGAFCDQYAPSPGSQGRLSYAHDWDRETETLPTLFQGSHSTRNRTFL
- the prf1.3 gene encoding perforin-1 isoform X2 — its product is MPVNLLLFLLFLPVCHGCQTGSFTDCQNAPFVPGHNLAGEGFDIVKMQTSGAFVVDVRKFMVGGHDGNCTLCTNTLMNNQVQKLPLSVLDWRTKVRCRRSLSSQIYESSSSVLKETANSASVSWKVGLGFKGIAGVAVGGTHSKTAMFAKGHSTKDKFSFTSHEFKCEYYTFRLRTQPPLSQEFQDSLKKLPSTYTHKTDRAYSHFISIYGTHYIRKVHLGGRVHSTTAIRTCKMAMSGLSLHSVSNCLGVEASGTIKGVTISAETKFCKSQSKKLKTGVSFGATFSDRVTEVQGGNVQVEDILFNPDKKSGYKTWLKSLNKAPGVVSYQLSSLHFLARDNPILKSNLRNAIRDYIQKYAVSTSCPSACKTGRRDKDCACKCSGHRNVDSNCCPGKPGVARMNVTVVRATGLWGDYFSKTDGYVKVFYGKQGGSTPVIWNNDFPYWNYRIQFGTVDLKKP